From one Lotus japonicus ecotype B-129 chromosome 3, LjGifu_v1.2 genomic stretch:
- the LOC130748259 gene encoding uncharacterized protein LOC130748259 translates to MSCCSSFRLFRIQNLRLSQLLTPPKTPLTTLSSSSSLITLRARATSLTAKASLSSSASTEMVKAIRVHELGGPQVLKWEDVEIGEPKEGEVRVKNKAIGVNFIDVYFRKGVYKASSTPFTPGMEAVGVVTAVGGGPTGVQVGDLVGYAGQPMGSYAEEQILPAAKVVRIPSSVDPTIAASVMLKGMTAQFLLRRCFKVERGHTILVHAAAGGVGSLLCQWANALGATVIGTVSNEEKAAQAKEDGCHHVIIYKEEDFVARVNEITSGNGVEVVYDSVGKDTFEGSLACLKQRGYMVSFGQSSGSPDPVPLSSLAAKSLFLTRPSLMQYVVTRDELLEAAGELFAAVASGVLKVRVNHTYPLSEAAKAHEDLENRKTSGSVVLIP, encoded by the exons ATGTCCTGTTGCAGCAGTTTCAGGTTATTCAGAATCCAGAACCTTCGTCTCTCTCAACTTCTCACTCCACCAAAAACCCCACTCACAaccctttcttcttcatcttcattgatCACACTGAGAGCTAGAGCAACATCACTCACCGCGAAAGCTTCGTTATCATCATCAGCGTCGACGGAAATGGTGAAAGCTATCAGAGTTCATGAACTCGGTGGCCCCCAG GTTCTGAAATGGGAGGATGTGGAAATCGGAGAACCCAAAGAAGGTGAAGTGCGTGTGAAGAACAAAGCAATCGGGGTCAATTTCATTGATGTTTACTTTCGGAAAGGGGTTTACAAAGCCTCATCAACACCCTTCACTCCAG GTATGGAGGCTGTTGGAGTTGTGACTGCTGTGGGTGGAGGACCCACGGGTGTGCAGGTTGGGGATCTTGTTGGTTATGCTGGTCAACCAATGGGTTCCTATGCTGAGGAGCAGATTCTTCCTGCTGCTAAAGTTGTTCGTATTCCTTCCTCAGTTGACCCAACTATTGCTGCATCGGTGATGCTCAAGGGCATGACTGCTCAATTTCTGCTTCGCCGTTGTTTCAAG GTTGAACGTGGTCACACAATTCTTGTCCATGCAGCTGCTGGTGGAGTTGGATCCCTATTGTGCCAGTGGGCAAATGCTCTGGGTGCAACTGTTATAGGAACTGTATCCAATGAGGAGAAGGCAGCTCAAGCCAAGGAGGATGGCTGTCATCATGTTATAATCTACAAAGAAGAGGATTTCGTTGCTCGCGTCAATGAAATTACATCAGGCAATGGAGTTGAAGTGGTCTATGATTCTGTGGGAAAAGATACCTTTGAG GGATCCTTAGCATGCTTGAAGCAACGAGGCTACATGGTGAGTTTTGGGCAATCATCTGGTTCACCTGATCCAGTCCCATTATCCTCCCTTGCTGCAAAATCCCTGTTCCTGACAAGGCCCAGCCTAATGCAATATGTTGTCACTCGGGATGAGCTATTGGAGGCTGCAGGAGAGTTGTTTGCTGCTGTTGCATCTGGTGTCTTGAAGGTGAGGGTCAATCATACTTACCCATTGTCTGAGGCTGCAAAAGCACATGAAGACCTGGAGAATAGGAAGACCTCAGGATCTGTTGTGTTGATACCCTAA
- the LOC130709510 gene encoding uncharacterized protein LOC130709510 has product MPRRKTTKKTVKPLPEPNDPQIQTQQQNHTHFINHEIEAMERQIGAIRAVRDVKIENLLTELRLLRSCFSEEQLTKPVLEVFEETLPNLEIVSDEGSKKFEVAWKEKESMNMSCADGRDLHVSLLQRLSMAYPQCSASVPHLGGFEYSSNAGGTSFLGADNVHLKDMVFEAPSETQTLAMQEGLQTPGVTSQRLSVGMTPKTLRLPKPGEMLLSVHGSPLGVFKENNMEAINESEEG; this is encoded by the exons ATGCCGCGACGCAAAACCACCAAAAAAACCGTCAAACCACTTCCCGAACCGAACGATCCTCAAATCCAGACGCAGCAGCAGAATCACACTCACTTCATCAACCACGAAATCGAAG CGATGGAGCGGCAAATCGGTGCGATTAGGGCAGTTCGCGATGTGAAGATCGAGAACTTGTTGACGGAGTTGCGGTTGCTGCGATCGTGTTTCAGTGAAGAACAGCTGACGAAACCTGTTTTGGAGGTTTTTGAAGAAACGTTGCCGAATCTGGAAATCGTGAGTGATGAAGGGAGCAAGAAATTTGAGGTTGCGTGGAAGGAGAAGGAGTCGATGAACATGAGTTGTGCTGATGGGAGGGATTTGCATGTTTCGTTGTTGCAGAGATTGTCCATGGCTTACCCTCAGTGTTCTGCTTCTGTTCCTCATTTGGGTGGCTTTGAATATTCTTCCAATGCAG GGGGAACAAGTTTTCTTGGTGCTGATAATGTGCATTTGAAGGATATG GTCTTCGAAGCGCCATCTGAAACTCAGACTCTAGCAATGCAAGAAGGTCTTCAGACTCCTGGT GTGACTAGTCAGAGGCTGTCTGTTGGGATGACACCCAAAACACTTAGGCTTCCCAAACCTGGCGAGATGCTTCTCTCTGTCCATGGATCACCTCTAGGCGTTTTTAAGGAAAATAACATGGAAGCTATAAATG AGTCAGAGGAGGGTTGA
- the LOC130746711 gene encoding uncharacterized protein LOC130746711 isoform X3 — protein MVKAIRVHEFGGPQVLKWEDVEIGEPKEGEVHVRNKAIGVNFIDVYFGKGVDKAPSLPFTPGPPPLGSYAEEQILPANKLVSVPPKIDPIIEASIMSKGMTTRYLLRSCFKVEPGHTILVHAAAGGMGSLLCQWANTLGATVIGTVSNKTKAVQAKEDGCHHVIIYTEEDFVARVNEITSGNGVEVVYDSVGKSTFEVVPIISYATCI, from the exons ATGGTGAAAGCTATCAGAGTTCATGAATTTGGTGGCCCTCAG GTTCTGAAGTGGGAGGATGTGGAAATTGGTGAGCCTAAAGAAGGAGAAGTGCATGTGAGGAATAAAGCCATTGGGGTCAATTTCATTGATGTCTACTTTGGCAAAGGAGTTGACAAAGCCCCCTCTTTGCCCTTCACTCCAg GTCCACCACCATTGGGCTCATATGCTGAAGAACAGATTCTTCCTGCAAATAAATTAGTCTCTGTCCCTCCCAAAATTGACCCAATTATTGAGGCATCCATCATGTCCAAGGGCATGACAACTCGTTATTTGCTTCGATCTTGTTTCAAG GTTGAACCTGGTCACACGATTCTTGTACACGCAGCAGCCGGTGGAATGGGATCCCTATTGTGTCAGTGGGCAAACACTCTTGGTGCAACTGTTATTGGAACTGTATCCAATAAAACGAAGGCAGTTCAAGCCAAGGAAGATGGCTGTCATCATGTTATCATCTATACAGAAGAGGATTTTGTTGCCCGTGTCAACGAAATTACATCAGGCAATGGAGTTGAAGTAGTCTATGATTCTGTGGGAAAATCTACCTTTGAGGTAGTACCTATTATATCCTATGCTACATGTATATGA
- the LOC130746711 gene encoding uncharacterized protein LOC130746711 isoform X1: protein MVKAIRVHEFGGPQVLKWEDVEIGEPKEGEVHVRNKAIGVNFIDVYFGKGVDKAPSLPFTPGVEAVGVVIAVGVGVTDLQVGDLLAYAGPPPLGSYAEEQILPANKLVSVPPKIDPIIEASIMSKGMTTRYLLRSCFKVEPGHTILVHAAAGGMGSLLCQWANTLGATVIGTVSNKTKAVQAKEDGCHHVIIYTEEDFVARVNEITSGNGVEVVYDSVGKSTFEVVPIISYATCI from the exons ATGGTGAAAGCTATCAGAGTTCATGAATTTGGTGGCCCTCAG GTTCTGAAGTGGGAGGATGTGGAAATTGGTGAGCCTAAAGAAGGAGAAGTGCATGTGAGGAATAAAGCCATTGGGGTCAATTTCATTGATGTCTACTTTGGCAAAGGAGTTGACAAAGCCCCCTCTTTGCCCTTCACTCCAg GTGTGGAGGCTGTTGGGGTTGTGATAGCTGTAGGTGTTGGAGTCACTGATTTGCAAGTTGGAGATCTTTTAGCTTATGCAGGTCCACCACCATTGGGCTCATATGCTGAAGAACAGATTCTTCCTGCAAATAAATTAGTCTCTGTCCCTCCCAAAATTGACCCAATTATTGAGGCATCCATCATGTCCAAGGGCATGACAACTCGTTATTTGCTTCGATCTTGTTTCAAG GTTGAACCTGGTCACACGATTCTTGTACACGCAGCAGCCGGTGGAATGGGATCCCTATTGTGTCAGTGGGCAAACACTCTTGGTGCAACTGTTATTGGAACTGTATCCAATAAAACGAAGGCAGTTCAAGCCAAGGAAGATGGCTGTCATCATGTTATCATCTATACAGAAGAGGATTTTGTTGCCCGTGTCAACGAAATTACATCAGGCAATGGAGTTGAAGTAGTCTATGATTCTGTGGGAAAATCTACCTTTGAGGTAGTACCTATTATATCCTATGCTACATGTATATGA
- the LOC130746711 gene encoding uncharacterized protein LOC130746711 isoform X2, translating to MVKAIRVHEFGGPQVLKWEDVEIGEPKEGEVHVRNKAIGVNFIDVYFGKGVDKAPSLPFTPAYAGPPPLGSYAEEQILPANKLVSVPPKIDPIIEASIMSKGMTTRYLLRSCFKVEPGHTILVHAAAGGMGSLLCQWANTLGATVIGTVSNKTKAVQAKEDGCHHVIIYTEEDFVARVNEITSGNGVEVVYDSVGKSTFEVVPIISYATCI from the exons ATGGTGAAAGCTATCAGAGTTCATGAATTTGGTGGCCCTCAG GTTCTGAAGTGGGAGGATGTGGAAATTGGTGAGCCTAAAGAAGGAGAAGTGCATGTGAGGAATAAAGCCATTGGGGTCAATTTCATTGATGTCTACTTTGGCAAAGGAGTTGACAAAGCCCCCTCTTTGCCCTTCACTCCAg CTTATGCAGGTCCACCACCATTGGGCTCATATGCTGAAGAACAGATTCTTCCTGCAAATAAATTAGTCTCTGTCCCTCCCAAAATTGACCCAATTATTGAGGCATCCATCATGTCCAAGGGCATGACAACTCGTTATTTGCTTCGATCTTGTTTCAAG GTTGAACCTGGTCACACGATTCTTGTACACGCAGCAGCCGGTGGAATGGGATCCCTATTGTGTCAGTGGGCAAACACTCTTGGTGCAACTGTTATTGGAACTGTATCCAATAAAACGAAGGCAGTTCAAGCCAAGGAAGATGGCTGTCATCATGTTATCATCTATACAGAAGAGGATTTTGTTGCCCGTGTCAACGAAATTACATCAGGCAATGGAGTTGAAGTAGTCTATGATTCTGTGGGAAAATCTACCTTTGAGGTAGTACCTATTATATCCTATGCTACATGTATATGA
- the LOC130746709 gene encoding inositol polyphosphate multikinase beta-like: MLRVPEHQVAGHKAIDGVLGPLVDDSGKFYKPLQSDHRGSNEATFYETLSSIPDNIRSFFPVFHGIKEVEASDGSGLHPHLVLEDILAGYDNPCVMDVKIGSRTWYPEAAEEYVRKCLLKDRESSSIHLGFRISGLKSVGPSKQDPSSCWQPHKKFLQSLSADEVKLVLSKFVSSDGNADPDSAFACEVFMPVLKQLLELKKWFEVQTIFHFYSCSVLVVYEKGERVMNGKKAGAVVKLVDFAHVVDAKGAIDHNFLGGLCSLIKFVQDLPSGVWESVSEDEC; this comes from the exons ATGCTGAGGGTCCCAGAACACCAAGTCGCAGGCCATAAAGCTATTGACGGTGTTCTCGGCCCTCTGGTGGATGATTCTGGAAAATTCTACAAACCTCTTCAGAGCGACCATCGTGGTTCCAACGAGGCCACATTCTACGAAACCCTGTCTTCCATTCCCGACAATATTCGATCGTTCTTCCCGGTTTTTCATGGGATTAAGGAAGTTGAAGCTTCTGATGGGTCTGGTCTTCATCCTCACCTCGTACTGGAGGATATTCTGGCTGGTTATGATAATCCCTGTGTGATGGATGTTAAGATCGGGTCTAGGACTTGGTATCCCGAGGCGGCTGAGGAGTATGTCAGGAAGTGTCTTTTGAAGGATAGGGAATCGTCGTCTATTCATCTGGGTTTCAGAATTTCAG GATTGAAGTCTGTGGGACCTTCCAAGCAAGACCCCTCTTCATGCTGGCAGCCCCACAAGAAGTTCCTTCAGAGTCTCTCTGCTGATGAGGTCAAATTGGTTTTGAGCAAGTTTGTTTCTTCTGACGGTAATGCTGACCCAGATTCTGCTTTTGCCTGTGAGGTTTTTATGCCAGTTTTGAAGCAGCTTTTGGAGCTTAAGAAATGGTTTGAGGTTCAAACCATCTTTCATTTTTATTCTTGTTCTGTTCTGGTGGTGTATGAGAAGGGGGAGCGTGTGATGAATGGGAAGAAAGCCGGTGCTGTGGTTAAACTCGTTGATTTTGCACATGTGGTGGATGCAAAGGGTGCCATTGACCATAACTTCTTGGGCGGGCTTTGTTCTTTGATTAAGTTTGTTCAAGATCTCCCATCTGGGGTATGGGAAAGCGTTTCCGAAGATGAATGCTGA
- the LOC130743479 gene encoding uncharacterized protein LOC130743479: protein MPIRCVLCIIELHLNQEEILDLDLNQISEDEPDFTESEYGQIQARFRHIQAITARAMERRQNPSSVQSPAHLVSEQSVAESKVGVKKIYADVHLVAKALKMVELDLERESKLVDRIWNIFDCNICLKMAREPVVTCCGHLYCWPCFYILPYPPYSERECPVCYGEVTEENLVPIYGQTNSGERDLQLEYEKAGLRIPPRPAARREVSVLEQLLRAGVPPAIAELYDSIFDELVQIESPIQRRQIIMEMLFG, encoded by the coding sequence ATGCCTATAAGATGTGTGTTGTGTATAATAGAGCTTCATTTGAATCAGGAGGAGATTTTGGACTTGGACCTAAATCAGATTTCAGAAGATGAACCTGATTTTACAGAATCTGAATACGGCCAGATACAAGCTCGTTTCAGACACATCCAAGCAATAACTGCAAGAGCTATGGAGCGCCGCCAGAACCCGTCGTCGGTTCAGTCTCCTGCTCACTTGGTAAGTGAGCAAAGTGTAGCTGAAAGTAAGGTAGGGGTCAAAAAGATTTATGCAGATGTACATTTAGTAGCTAAAGCTTTGAAGATGGTCGAACTCGATCTCGAACGCGAATCTAAACTAGTTGACAGAATTTGGAACATTTTTGATTGTAACATATGCTTGAAAATGGCAAGAGAACCTGTTGTGACATGCTGTGGTCACTTATATTGTTGGCCATGCTTCTATATCTTGCCATACCCTCCTTATTCAGAAAGGGAATGCCCTGTTTGTTATGGAGAGGTCACTGAAGAAAACCTTGTTCCAATTTATGGTCAAACAAATTCCGGGGAACGTGATTTGCAATTGGAATACGAAAAAGCTGGTTTGAGAATTCCTCCTCGGCCCGCGGCGCGAAGAGAAGTGAGTGTTTTAGAGCAGCTGCTAAGGGCAGGAGTTCCTCCTGCCATAGCTGAGCTGTATGATAGCATTTTTGATGAATTGGTTCAGATAGAATCCCCAATTCAGCGACGACAGATCATAATGGAGATGCTGTTTGGTTAA